Proteins from a single region of Argiope bruennichi chromosome 6, qqArgBrue1.1, whole genome shotgun sequence:
- the LOC129971925 gene encoding uncharacterized protein LOC129971925: MEKDITSLNRTRGGIKAQITRLLTSIKDQQFEDVEIEEIEVKLDKVRKLNQQFELLRQDYYKVVKRDEDLVEIENSFEDIDSDLLKLESPKSKFISQSFKPRTLVTKVNDTSSRCAVCRLPANHPIYKCKGFLDLNAVERFNMVKKLSLCVLCLKPGHKLAFCRQSKYLCNICNGNHNYLLHRHSKPSSEGENATHSEAIPSEPRTDFSPKDVTLADSLRTSSACLLIKNKSVLLPTAIVLIQNIYGHFSRARVILDSASQANFVTKQFADSANLRKQKINTSVSGLGGISTSIEYEAVANIANCNGSFCLSQTFFVIDKITDMVPATNVNLENLEIPQVMLGDPEFTRSSKIDALLGAETFFEIVKGEQIRSSLNSLIFQNTVFGYVVGGYVNTNNQEPCTNLCTLVSRNENIEKVIEKFWLVENISEENTILSSEEEFCEAHFKETHTRNKDGRFVVKMPMKEGLLGDSKALANVRLNQTVKRLHKNPMMQNLYKEFIAEYESLGHMEKVNNDMCEGSYYLPDHGVYKPENSTTKLRVVFNASAPSTSGQSLNDLLLAGAVKENIFEIMTRFRTYKYAFTADIKKMYRQILIDESQRNLLKILWKDNMNQSPTTYRLNTVTYGTKSAPFLAIRCLKQLALDEAKKFPLASQVTLTEVYMDDFVSGAATLEAAQELQRQLIQMLQTCGMELHKWTSNSSELINNSSEETNQQYFLVDRHSSVKALGLNWQPKEDYFLFKVDLKIKPFYTKRDVLSVIARLHDPLGLVGPVITKAKIFMQKLWIQQLNWEDTLPQSIQPEWSNFVTSLKVIENLKVPRHILTESYERTVIVGYADASEAAFGAVVYMKSIMEDGTAVNKLIASKSRVAPIKVISIPRLELSACLLLSQLIERIRPSLQMLISEAICYTDSKIALAWIKTPPYKLKTFVATRVSKIQTLTENFQWKHISSQLNPADVISRGLNLHELLTNDLWWCGPDYLPDSKNYSSVELDESAISDEQYLTELKSQSNISLSSPAVFQEWFHTYMCLAPYEME; the protein is encoded by the exons atggaGAAAGACATTACGTCGTTAAATAGGACTCGTGGTGGAATCAAGGCGCAAATAACTAGACTATTAACGTCAATAAAGGATCAGCAGTTTGAGGATGTTGAAATAGAAGAAATTGAAGTCAAGTTGGATAAAGTGCGTAAATTAAATCAACAGTTTGAACTTTTAAGACAAGACTACTACAAAGTTGTGAAAAGAGATGAAGATTTAGTGGAAATTGAAAATAGCTTCGAGGATATCGACTCGGATCTTCTAAAATTGGAG TCAccaaaatcgaaatttatttcccAAAGTTTTAAACCACGTACTTTAGTAACAAAGGTAAATGACACTTCATCAAGGTGTGCTGTTTGTCGTCTACCAGCAAATCATCCTATCTATAAATGCAAAggttttcttgatttaaatgcTGTGGAACGttttaatatggttaaaaaaCTCTCCCTCTGTGTGTTGTGCTTAAAACCAGGGCACAAATTAGCTTTTTGTCGCCAATCTAAGTATTTGTGTAACATCTGCAATGGTAATCACAATTATCTCTTGCACAGACATAGCAAACCTTCGAGCGAAGGAGAAAATGCTACTCATTCCGAAGCAATTCCTTCGGAGCCGAGGACTGATTTCTCCCCCAAAGATGTGACCTTGGCCGATTCACTGCGTACTTCCTCTGCCTgcttacttataaaaaataaaagcgttcTACTTCCAACTGCAATAGtacttattcagaatatttatggcCACTTCTCGAGGGCTAGAGTAATACTAGATAGTGCTTCTCAGGCAAACTTTGTAACAAAGCAGTTTGCTGACAGCGCGAATTtgcgaaaacaaaaaataaatacatcggtTTCTGGATTGGGAGGAATTTCTACTTCGATTGAATATGAGGCTGTTGCAAATATAGCCAATTGTAATGGATCTTTCTGTTTATCACAAACCTTTTTTGTAATAGATAAAATTACGGATATGGTTCCGGCAACAAATGTTAATTTAGAGAATTTAGAAATTCCACAGGTTATGCTTGGTGATCCGGAATTTACACGGAGTTCCAAAATCGATGCCCTTTTGGGTGCTGAAACCTTCTTTGAAATTGTTAAGGGTGAACAAATACGTTcatctctaaattcattaatatttcaaaatactgtatTTGGTTATGTCGTTGGTGgctatgtaaatacaaataatcaGGAGCCATGTACTAATTTATGTACTTTAGTTTctcgaaatgaaaatattgaaaaagtaatcGAAAAATTCTGGTTAGTGGAAAATATTAGTGAAGAAAATACTATTCTTAGTAGTGAAGAAGAGTTTTGCGAGGCTCATTTTAAAGAAACCCACACCAGAAATAAGGATGGTCGATTCGTAGTTAAAATGCCGATGAAAGAAGGTTTGTTGGGTGATTCTAAAGCCTTAGCCAACGTTAGACTTAACCAAACAGTTAAGCGACTGCATAAGAATCCcatgatgcaaaatttatataaggaGTTTATTGCAGAATATGAAAGTTTAGGTCATATGGAAAAAGTGAATAATGACATGTGTGAAGGATCGTATTATTTGCCGGATCATGGAGTTTACAAACCTGAAAACTCAACCACAAAATTAAGGGTTGTATTTAATGCCAGTGCCCCTAGTACATCGGGACAAAGTTTAAATGATTTGCTTCTTGCCGGTgcagtgaaagaaaatatttttgaaataatgactaGATTTAGGACTTATAAATACGCATTTACGGCAGATATTAAGAAGATGTACCgtcaaatattaattgatgaatcaCAGAGAAATCtgctaaaaatattatggaaggATAATATGAATCAGTCTCCAACTACTTATCGCCTTAACACTGTCACTTACGGCACAAAATCGGCTCCATTTTTGGCCATTCGTTGTTTGAAGCAACTTGCTTTGGATGAAGCGAAAAAATTTCCGTTAGCTTCGCAAGTTACGCTAACAGAGGTGTATATGGACGATTTCGTCTCGGGTGCTGCTACTTTAGAAGCAGCCCAGGAATTACAAAGGCAGTTGATACAAATGCTGCAAACTTGTGGCATGGAGCTTCATAAATGGACTTCAAATTCCTCTGAACTCATAAATAATAGCTCTGAGGAAACTAACCAACAATATTTTCTCGTTGATCGACATTCTTCAGTAAAGGCTTTGGGTCTGAATTGGCAAccaaaagaagattattttctctttaaggtAGACTTAAAGATCAAGCCTTTCTACACTAAAAGAGACGTGTTATCTGTTATCGCTCGTTTGCATGATCCATTAGGTCTCGTTGGTCCTGTTATCACAAAGGCcaaaattttcatgcaaaaattatgGATCCAACAATTGAACTGGGAAGATACTCTCCCTCAGTCAATTCAGCCAGAATGGTCGAATTTTGTGACATCTTTGAAAGTAATTGAAAATCTCAAAGTTCCTAGACATATCTTGACAGAATCTTATGAAAGAACTGTTATAGTAGGTTATGCTGATGCTTCTGAAGCTGCTTTCGGAGCGGTAGTTTACATGAAATCTATTATGGAAGATGGCACAGCTGTCAATAAACTTATTGCCAGTAAATCAAGAGTTGCTCCCATTAAAGTAATTTCGATCCCTCGTTTGGAGTTGTCAGCGTGTCTCCTTCTGTCGCAGTTGATAGAAAGAATTCGTCCTTCTCTTCAGATGCTAATCAGTGAAGCAATCTGTTACACCGATTCAAAAATTGCACTTGCCTGGATAAAGACACCTCCatataaactaaaaacttttgtCGCTACTCGAGTATCAAAGATACAAACTCTCACAGAAAACTTTCAGTGGAAACATATTTCTTCCCAACTGAATCCTGCTGATGTAATATCTAGAGGTTTGAACCTTCATGAACTCTTAACCAACGACTTATGGTGGTGTGGTCCTGACTATTTACCGGActctaaaaattattctagtGTTGAACTTGATGAGTCTGCAATTTCAGATGAACAATATCTGACTGAACTTAAATCACAGTCAAACATTAGTTTAtcttct CCTGCTGTTTTTCAGGAATGGTTTCACACTTATATGTGTTTAGCTCCTTACGAAATGGAATAA